In Tubulanus polymorphus chromosome 8, tnTubPoly1.2, whole genome shotgun sequence, one genomic interval encodes:
- the LOC141909974 gene encoding lysophospholipid acyltransferase 6-like isoform X3 gives MLYLAVTHIHRQVYDYGGYTMDISGPLMVMVQRVTSFSFSVHDGTIPDEKLSAVQKQRAVRTFPSVLTYYSYLMFFQAIMCGPFVFYDDYMGFIHGSKGPKKPSLPATLQQQNGVDSHGSVPEQTEPAPGGVVARKLLVSVVCGLVTLALAPSYPAESLTRPSFNEMSFIGKLWHMHVVLLMARMKYYFAWTMAEAVCHNAGLGFNGYDSSGKQRWDLIDNVDIKQVELSTNLKALIDAWNMGTAKWLRFIVYDRLTKWRTTAVLCVSSVWHGFYPGYYLMFINGGILGITARKMRHHFRWYFQTSKSKRVFYDIVTFIVTRMAIAYIASSFILLEITPSLATFRSVYFWGHVVSLPPFLLLSGRKHPQKPTSNHAQMTKNHTQTITTNHAQQTTPVPDDKKSL, from the exons ATGCTGTACCTGGCGGTCACTCATATACACCGGCAGGTCTACGACTACGGCGGATACACCATGGACATATCGGG GCCTCTGATGGTGATGGTTCAACGCGTCACGAGTTTTTCGTTCAGCGTCCACGACGGAACGATCCCCGATGAGAAACTATCCGCCGTTCAGAAACAGAGAGCTGTTCG AACATTCCCGAGCGTGTTGACGTACTATAGTTATCTGATGTTCTTCCAAGCGATCATGTGCGGGCCGTTCGTTTTCTACGACGATTATATGGGGTTCATTCACGGCTCGAAAGGCCCGAAAAAGCCGTCGCTGCCAGCGACGCTGCAGCAACAAAATGGGGTTGATTCACACGGTTCTGTACCCGAACAGACTGAACCAGCTCCCGGG GGAGTGGTCGCGAGGAAGTTGTTGGTGTCAGTCGTTTGTGGGTTGGTTACGTTGGCCTTAGCTCCCAGTTATCCCGCCGAGTCGCTTACAC GTCCTTCGTTTAATGAGATGAGTTTCATTGGTAAATTATGGCATATGCACGTAGTTTTGCTAATGGCGCGGATGAAATACTATTTTGCCTGGACCATGG CTGAAGCTGTCTGTCACAACGCTGGATTAGGCTTCAATGGTTACGATTCTTCCGGTAAACAGCGCTGGGATCTTATCGATAATGTCGATATCAAACAAGTCGAG TTATCGACGAATTTAAAAGCTTTGATAGATGCCTGGAATATGGGAACGGCCAAATGGTTGCGGTTTATTGTTTACGATCGTTTGACGAAGTGGCGAACAACCGCCGTGCTATGCGTGAGCTCGGTTTGGCACGGATTCTATCCGGGATATTACCTCATGTTCATTAACGGTGGAATTCTAGGAATTACAGCACGAAAG atgAGGCATCATTTCCGCTGGTATTTCCAAACGTCGAAATCAAAAAGAGTTTTCTACGACATTGTGACGTTTATTGTAACTCGTATGGCGATCGCGTATATAGCCTCGTCATTCATCCTTCTCGAGATAACGCCCAGTTTAGCCACCTTCAG GTCGGTTTATTTCTGGGGTCATGTTGTCTCGTTGCCGCCATTTTTACTGCTGAGCGGACGAAAACATCCGCAGAAACCAACGTCGAATCACGCGCAGATGACAAAAAATCATACGCAGACGATTACAACGAATCACGCTCAGCAGACGACACCAGTGCCAGACGACAAAAAATCTTTATGA
- the LOC141909974 gene encoding lysophospholipid acyltransferase 6-like isoform X1: MAEILRGGAGARASVVGILSPVADHIGLPVDKVNFLTCQFLALLLSYPLRSVLSPLKTSSNARLAYELFVGLFLCTFCFGYQIIHLIILSTTCLLILKYYPGRHYRHLIVFAFAMLYLAVTHIHRQVYDYGGYTMDISGPLMVMVQRVTSFSFSVHDGTIPDEKLSAVQKQRAVRTFPSVLTYYSYLMFFQAIMCGPFVFYDDYMGFIHGSKGPKKPSLPATLQQQNGVDSHGSVPEQTEPAPGGVVARKLLVSVVCGLVTLALAPSYPAESLTRPSFNEMSFIGKLWHMHVVLLMARMKYYFAWTMAEAVCHNAGLGFNGYDSSGKQRWDLIDNVDIKQVELSTNLKALIDAWNMGTAKWLRFIVYDRLTKWRTTAVLCVSSVWHGFYPGYYLMFINGGILGITARKMRHHFRWYFQTSKSKRVFYDIVTFIVTRMAIAYIASSFILLEITPSLATFRSVYFWGHVVSLPPFLLLSGRKHPQKPTSNHAQMTKNHTQTITTNHAQQTTPVPDDKKSL, translated from the exons ATGGCCGAAATTCTTCGCGGAGGCGCGGGTGCTCGCGCCTCGGTGGTCGGAATACTGAGTCCAGTCGCTGATCATATCGGACTCCCCGTCGATAAG GTGAACTTCTTGACGTGTCAATTCTTGGCGTTGTTGCTCAGTTACCCATTGCGTTCGGTTTTGAGTCCGTTGAAAACGTCGTCTAACGCACGCCTAGCGTATGAACTGTTCGTGGGGTTGTTTTTATGCACATTCTGTTTCGGATA TCAAATAAtccatttgataatattgagCACAACATGTTTGTTGATATTGAAGTATTACCCCGGGCGACATTACAGACATTTGATAGTGTTCGCGTTCGCAATGCTGTACCTGGCGGTCACTCATATACACCGGCAGGTCTACGACTACGGCGGATACACCATGGACATATCGGG GCCTCTGATGGTGATGGTTCAACGCGTCACGAGTTTTTCGTTCAGCGTCCACGACGGAACGATCCCCGATGAGAAACTATCCGCCGTTCAGAAACAGAGAGCTGTTCG AACATTCCCGAGCGTGTTGACGTACTATAGTTATCTGATGTTCTTCCAAGCGATCATGTGCGGGCCGTTCGTTTTCTACGACGATTATATGGGGTTCATTCACGGCTCGAAAGGCCCGAAAAAGCCGTCGCTGCCAGCGACGCTGCAGCAACAAAATGGGGTTGATTCACACGGTTCTGTACCCGAACAGACTGAACCAGCTCCCGGG GGAGTGGTCGCGAGGAAGTTGTTGGTGTCAGTCGTTTGTGGGTTGGTTACGTTGGCCTTAGCTCCCAGTTATCCCGCCGAGTCGCTTACAC GTCCTTCGTTTAATGAGATGAGTTTCATTGGTAAATTATGGCATATGCACGTAGTTTTGCTAATGGCGCGGATGAAATACTATTTTGCCTGGACCATGG CTGAAGCTGTCTGTCACAACGCTGGATTAGGCTTCAATGGTTACGATTCTTCCGGTAAACAGCGCTGGGATCTTATCGATAATGTCGATATCAAACAAGTCGAG TTATCGACGAATTTAAAAGCTTTGATAGATGCCTGGAATATGGGAACGGCCAAATGGTTGCGGTTTATTGTTTACGATCGTTTGACGAAGTGGCGAACAACCGCCGTGCTATGCGTGAGCTCGGTTTGGCACGGATTCTATCCGGGATATTACCTCATGTTCATTAACGGTGGAATTCTAGGAATTACAGCACGAAAG atgAGGCATCATTTCCGCTGGTATTTCCAAACGTCGAAATCAAAAAGAGTTTTCTACGACATTGTGACGTTTATTGTAACTCGTATGGCGATCGCGTATATAGCCTCGTCATTCATCCTTCTCGAGATAACGCCCAGTTTAGCCACCTTCAG GTCGGTTTATTTCTGGGGTCATGTTGTCTCGTTGCCGCCATTTTTACTGCTGAGCGGACGAAAACATCCGCAGAAACCAACGTCGAATCACGCGCAGATGACAAAAAATCATACGCAGACGATTACAACGAATCACGCTCAGCAGACGACACCAGTGCCAGACGACAAAAAATCTTTATGA
- the LOC141909974 gene encoding lysophospholipid acyltransferase 6-like isoform X2 encodes MIHDNRNYIPYLAGTGLLTPIGDFFGLKQYQVNFLTCQFLALLLSYPLRSVLSPLKTSSNARLAYELFVGLFLCTFCFGYQIIHLIILSTTCLLILKYYPGRHYRHLIVFAFAMLYLAVTHIHRQVYDYGGYTMDISGPLMVMVQRVTSFSFSVHDGTIPDEKLSAVQKQRAVRTFPSVLTYYSYLMFFQAIMCGPFVFYDDYMGFIHGSKGPKKPSLPATLQQQNGVDSHGSVPEQTEPAPGGVVARKLLVSVVCGLVTLALAPSYPAESLTRPSFNEMSFIGKLWHMHVVLLMARMKYYFAWTMAEAVCHNAGLGFNGYDSSGKQRWDLIDNVDIKQVELSTNLKALIDAWNMGTAKWLRFIVYDRLTKWRTTAVLCVSSVWHGFYPGYYLMFINGGILGITARKMRHHFRWYFQTSKSKRVFYDIVTFIVTRMAIAYIASSFILLEITPSLATFRSVYFWGHVVSLPPFLLLSGRKHPQKPTSNHAQMTKNHTQTITTNHAQQTTPVPDDKKSL; translated from the exons ATGATCCACGATAATCGGAATTACATTCCGTATTTGGCTGGCACGGGACTACTGACACCGATCGGGGACTTTTTCGGATTGAAACAATATCAG GTGAACTTCTTGACGTGTCAATTCTTGGCGTTGTTGCTCAGTTACCCATTGCGTTCGGTTTTGAGTCCGTTGAAAACGTCGTCTAACGCACGCCTAGCGTATGAACTGTTCGTGGGGTTGTTTTTATGCACATTCTGTTTCGGATA TCAAATAAtccatttgataatattgagCACAACATGTTTGTTGATATTGAAGTATTACCCCGGGCGACATTACAGACATTTGATAGTGTTCGCGTTCGCAATGCTGTACCTGGCGGTCACTCATATACACCGGCAGGTCTACGACTACGGCGGATACACCATGGACATATCGGG GCCTCTGATGGTGATGGTTCAACGCGTCACGAGTTTTTCGTTCAGCGTCCACGACGGAACGATCCCCGATGAGAAACTATCCGCCGTTCAGAAACAGAGAGCTGTTCG AACATTCCCGAGCGTGTTGACGTACTATAGTTATCTGATGTTCTTCCAAGCGATCATGTGCGGGCCGTTCGTTTTCTACGACGATTATATGGGGTTCATTCACGGCTCGAAAGGCCCGAAAAAGCCGTCGCTGCCAGCGACGCTGCAGCAACAAAATGGGGTTGATTCACACGGTTCTGTACCCGAACAGACTGAACCAGCTCCCGGG GGAGTGGTCGCGAGGAAGTTGTTGGTGTCAGTCGTTTGTGGGTTGGTTACGTTGGCCTTAGCTCCCAGTTATCCCGCCGAGTCGCTTACAC GTCCTTCGTTTAATGAGATGAGTTTCATTGGTAAATTATGGCATATGCACGTAGTTTTGCTAATGGCGCGGATGAAATACTATTTTGCCTGGACCATGG CTGAAGCTGTCTGTCACAACGCTGGATTAGGCTTCAATGGTTACGATTCTTCCGGTAAACAGCGCTGGGATCTTATCGATAATGTCGATATCAAACAAGTCGAG TTATCGACGAATTTAAAAGCTTTGATAGATGCCTGGAATATGGGAACGGCCAAATGGTTGCGGTTTATTGTTTACGATCGTTTGACGAAGTGGCGAACAACCGCCGTGCTATGCGTGAGCTCGGTTTGGCACGGATTCTATCCGGGATATTACCTCATGTTCATTAACGGTGGAATTCTAGGAATTACAGCACGAAAG atgAGGCATCATTTCCGCTGGTATTTCCAAACGTCGAAATCAAAAAGAGTTTTCTACGACATTGTGACGTTTATTGTAACTCGTATGGCGATCGCGTATATAGCCTCGTCATTCATCCTTCTCGAGATAACGCCCAGTTTAGCCACCTTCAG GTCGGTTTATTTCTGGGGTCATGTTGTCTCGTTGCCGCCATTTTTACTGCTGAGCGGACGAAAACATCCGCAGAAACCAACGTCGAATCACGCGCAGATGACAAAAAATCATACGCAGACGATTACAACGAATCACGCTCAGCAGACGACACCAGTGCCAGACGACAAAAAATCTTTATGA